TTGATGAATTCCTTCCAGAAAAAAATTGCTGGTAAACAAAGCCGAAATTGTTGTAGACTATACTCGCTACTAGCAGGCAGCACTGGCTATTTCCATCGTTGATTTCACTTCCTTGATCTTATTTCTGATCTGTATGCTGCATTATTTGAATCTGAGGTGGAGATGATGTTGAAACGAAATGCGGGCAAAGGCTTTACCCTGATTGAGTTGCTGATCGTCGTTGCGATTATTGGGATTTTGGCGGCGATTGCCGTTCCTAATTTTTTGAATGCGCAACTGCGGGCGAAGGTGTCCCGGGCGCAATCTGACTTGCGCTCGTTGGGGACGGCGATTCAAATGTACGGCCTCGACAATAATGTGTTTCCCGGCGGCGAGGGTCTGTGGGCGTCGGGGATGCCGTGGTGGGTGAAACACACCTATCGCTATCATCAATTGACCACGCCGATTTCGTATATGGCGTCCGTCCCGATTGATCCCTTCCAAACCAATAACCCGCAAAAATTGAATTCAGACTTAGGGCCGATTTGGGACGGCGGCTACGTTTATGACGAAGCGCGGCGCCCCGGCGGCGGAAAAGAGACCATGGAACTCTATGGGGCGAATTTTCAATTTGCGGCGCGCAGCCCCGGGCCTGCGTTGAACTGGGCGTCAAACCTTTCGCATGGAAACCAGGTCATTTATTACGCGACGTCAAACGGGCTCATCAGCGACGGTATCATGGCCTATCTCGGCCCTGGCGGCACCTTGTATTGATCAGAAGGAAAGCGTGGTAGGCGCTGCTCTCATCGCTTTGGTGCGGGCTTTTCGTCCCCAGTTCCCGTCCAATCCTTACGTCGTTCTTCAAGCATTTCCAATCATATACAAGAAGACCCCGCTTCGCCAAAGAGTCCGGCAAAGCGGGGTGGGGAGGATCATCAAGACCCAAAAGGTTACGAAAGGGCTTGGTTATGGCGCCCCGTTTGGGGCGTGAAACGTGTTGCTAACTGGCTTCGATGCAATACAAATAATCTTTGCCGCGAAGAAATAAACTATCGCCAACCATGACGGGCGATGCGTCAATCTCGTCATCAAGTTTATTCACGGAAAGCGGTTTGGTTTCTTCGCCGATCTTTAAGACAAGCGTCGTTCCGTCCCGCGTTGTGAAGAACACCTTG
This genomic interval from Candidatus Hinthialibacter antarcticus contains the following:
- a CDS encoding prepilin-type N-terminal cleavage/methylation domain-containing protein, producing MMLKRNAGKGFTLIELLIVVAIIGILAAIAVPNFLNAQLRAKVSRAQSDLRSLGTAIQMYGLDNNVFPGGEGLWASGMPWWVKHTYRYHQLTTPISYMASVPIDPFQTNNPQKLNSDLGPIWDGGYVYDEARRPGGGKETMELYGANFQFAARSPGPALNWASNLSHGNQVIYYATSNGLISDGIMAYLGPGGTLY